In Oryza brachyantha chromosome 1, ObraRS2, whole genome shotgun sequence, the following are encoded in one genomic region:
- the LOC102708205 gene encoding thaumatin-like protein encodes MRRRLGKEVATVADYCGLEAGRSTGEGFGAGRRQREVVDSSARGAHCAGTLYCNGVGEAPSATLAEITLASTPTAQDFYDVNLINGYNIPVSMTSFHGSGANCVPVGCVGDLNRVVSCPSACVAYGMPQYCRTGVSRSPQQC; translated from the coding sequence ATGCGGCGGAGACTGGGGAAGGAGGTAGCGACGGTCGCGGACTACTGTGGCTTGGAGGCGGGCCGGTCGACTGGGGAAGGATTTGGGGCGGGTCGGCGGCAGCGTGAGGTGGTGGACAGCAGCGCGAGGGGTGCGCACTGCGCTGGGACGCTCTACTGCAACGGTGTCGGCGAAGCGCCGTCGGCCACGCTGGCTGAGATCACCCTCGCGTCGACGCCCACCGCACAGGACTTCTACGACGTGAACCTCATCAACGGCTACAACATCCCCGTCTCCATGACGTCGTTCCACGGGTCCGGCGCCAACTGCGTGCCTGTCGGCTGCGTCGGTGACCTCAACCGCGTCGTCAGCTGTCCGAGCGCCTGCGTCGCATACGGCATGCCACAGTACTGTCGCACCGGCGTGTCCAGGAGCCCGCAGCAGTGTTAG
- the LOC102708488 gene encoding uncharacterized protein LOC102708488 produces MAQSLFQVAAAEIQHYGDLLRLRKPSEVDGPGRDRKDWEHKLVLMLVLLVAAMPILLWCSRGEPLLLVWRLSLLLTAYFFLCANVLFVTKALFAVVVDFSYGALLAYFAHNVFGPRIGMVLVHLNSVLAAGMAGLALAERRRSDGTERAADNVPVFSDKEEEYASNFVIFSALMISLVLTVPTVYIAWVFLFHLADYTVDGIIGDLSYVIMSYLFFWTIFLTHHLLRGALINEDNHFYTFLITGSAVAASPLLVSIIFDSNVAATVVLWLGVELLTVFFGYCLAVYSFYKHKRSQLIVSTPDKLDEQNNVESLQELAESKDAPVDQHTSSPSSISTSPPLIHLKTAYPSNGSATRNLLLPISVH; encoded by the exons ATGGCACAATCCCTGTtccaggtcgccgccgccgagatccAGCACTACGGCGATCTCCTCCGGCTGAGGAAGCCGAGTGAGGTGGACGGACCAGGGAGGGATCGCAAGGACTGGGAGCACAAGCTGGTCCTCATGTTGGTGCTGCTCGTGGCGGCGATGCCGATCCTGCTCTGGTGCTCCAGGGGCGAGCCGCTGCTCCTCGTGTGGAGGCTCTCGCTGCTGCTCACCGCCTACTTCTTCCTCTGCGCCAATGTTCTCTTCGTCACCAAGGCTCTCTTcgcggtcgtcgtcgactTCTCCTACGGCGCCCTGCTCGCCTACTTCGCCCACAACGTCTTTGGCCCCCGGATCGGGATGGTCCTCGTCCACCTCAACTcggtcctcgccgccggcatggccggcctcgccctcgccgagcgccgccggaGCGACGGCACCGAGCGAGCCGCCGACAACGTCCCTGTCTTCAGCgacaaggaggaggagtacgCGAGCAACTTCGTCATCTTCTCTGCGTTAATGATCAGCCTGGTCTTGACCGTCCCTACCGTGTACATTGCGTGGGTATTTTTGTTCCACCTCGCCGACTACACTGTGGACGGGATCATCGGCGATCTCTCCTACGTCATCATGTCTTACCTCTTCTTTTGGACTATCTTCCTCACACATCATCTGCTGCGTGGAGCACTCATCAATGAGGATAACCATTTCTACACCTTCTTGATCACGGGCTCAGCCGTTGCAGCTTCACCCCTGCTTGTCTCTATCATATTTGATAGTAATGTTGCTGCGACGGTGGTTCTCTGGCTTGGAGTCGAGCTGTTGACTGTGTTCTTCGGATATTGCCTTGCTGTATACTCTTTTTATAAGCACAAGAGGAG CCAACTTATTGTATCAACGCCTGACAAGCTTGACGAGCAGAACAATGTTGAAAGCTTGCAAGAGCTAGCTGAGAGCAAGGATGCACCAGTTGATCAGCACACATCTTCTCCATCGAGTATATCGACATCACCACCGTTGATTCACCTGAAGACAGCCTATCCTTCTAACGGGAGCGCAACAAGAAACTTGCTACTGCCAATCAGTGTCCACTGA